A genome region from Mycobacterium florentinum includes the following:
- a CDS encoding ABC transporter ATP-binding protein: MTRATFRPTKGPAPSTRSRDFWGTATRLVKRLAPQRTLSIAVITLGLTGTVIGVVVPRILGHATDLLFNGVIGRGLPAGITKAQAVAQARARGDNAFADLLSGMDLVPGQGVDFGAVARTLGVALALYIVAALFIWVQARLLNLTLQRTMVALRSQVEDKVHRLPLSYFDGRLRGELLSRVTNDIDNVQASLSMTISQLLTAILTVVTTLAMMLSISPTLTLITLLTVPLSLLATRAIARRSQRLFKAQWTSIGRLNAHIEETYSGFTVVKTFGHRDAAREEFRSLNDDVYHASFGSQFFSGLVAPATAFIGNLGYVAVAVLGGLQVATGHITLGNIQAFIQYVRQLNNPLGQVAGMYNTLQSGVASAERVFDLLDEPEEAPDPAPAGEQTPANGEEPRGRVEFQHVSFAYHPGTPVIEDLSMAAEPGSTVAIVGPTGAGKTTLVNLLMRFYDVDSGRILIDGVDITTMSRQALRSRIGMVLQDTWLFDGTIAENIAYGRPDASAREVAEAAEAAYVDRFVHTLPAGYQTRVTGDGANISAGEKQLITIARAFLARPQLLILDEATSSVDTRTEALIQRAMHELRRDRTSFVIAHRLSTIRDADRIVVVESGRVVEQGNHAELMARRGAYYAMTRA; this comes from the coding sequence CGACCCGGCTGGTGAAACGGCTTGCGCCACAACGAACGCTGAGCATCGCGGTAATCACACTGGGCCTGACCGGCACGGTGATCGGCGTCGTCGTACCGCGAATCCTGGGCCACGCCACCGATTTGCTCTTCAACGGTGTGATCGGACGCGGGCTGCCGGCGGGAATCACCAAGGCGCAGGCCGTCGCCCAGGCGCGGGCGCGCGGTGACAACGCGTTCGCCGACCTGCTGTCCGGAATGGATTTGGTGCCCGGTCAAGGCGTGGACTTCGGCGCGGTGGCGAGAACGCTGGGCGTTGCCCTCGCCCTGTATATCGTTGCCGCATTGTTTATTTGGGTACAGGCTCGCCTGCTCAACCTCACCCTGCAGCGCACCATGGTCGCGCTGCGCTCGCAGGTCGAGGACAAGGTCCATCGCCTGCCGCTGTCCTACTTCGACGGGCGGCTGCGCGGCGAGCTGCTGAGTCGGGTGACCAACGACATCGACAACGTCCAAGCGTCGTTGTCGATGACAATCAGCCAGTTGCTGACGGCGATTCTGACCGTGGTCACGACGCTGGCCATGATGCTGTCGATTTCGCCGACACTGACCCTGATCACTCTGCTGACCGTGCCGCTGTCGCTGCTGGCCACCCGGGCGATCGCGCGCCGTTCGCAACGCCTGTTCAAGGCGCAGTGGACCAGCATCGGACGGCTCAACGCCCACATCGAGGAGACGTACAGCGGCTTCACGGTGGTCAAGACCTTCGGTCACCGGGACGCCGCCCGTGAGGAATTCCGCAGTCTCAACGACGACGTCTACCACGCCAGTTTCGGCTCGCAGTTCTTCTCCGGCCTGGTGGCGCCGGCCACGGCGTTCATCGGCAACCTCGGATACGTCGCGGTCGCGGTGCTCGGCGGTCTGCAAGTGGCCACCGGACACATCACCCTCGGCAACATCCAGGCGTTCATCCAATACGTCCGGCAACTCAACAACCCGCTGGGCCAGGTGGCCGGGATGTACAACACCCTGCAATCCGGGGTGGCCAGCGCTGAGCGGGTGTTCGACCTGCTCGACGAGCCCGAGGAAGCACCCGACCCCGCGCCGGCCGGCGAACAAACTCCGGCCAACGGCGAGGAACCGCGCGGACGTGTCGAGTTCCAGCACGTCAGCTTCGCCTACCACCCGGGCACGCCGGTGATCGAAGACCTGTCGATGGCGGCCGAGCCGGGTAGCACCGTGGCGATCGTCGGACCGACCGGAGCGGGCAAGACCACGCTGGTGAACCTGCTGATGCGGTTCTACGACGTCGATTCCGGCCGCATCCTGATCGACGGCGTCGACATCACCACGATGAGCAGACAAGCCCTGCGATCGCGAATCGGCATGGTGCTGCAAGACACCTGGCTCTTCGACGGGACGATCGCGGAGAACATCGCCTACGGCCGGCCCGACGCCAGCGCGCGAGAGGTGGCCGAGGCCGCCGAGGCGGCCTACGTCGACCGTTTTGTACACACCCTGCCGGCCGGCTATCAGACCCGGGTCACCGGCGACGGCGCCAACATCAGCGCCGGCGAGAAGCAGCTGATCACGATCGCGCGCGCGTTCCTGGCCCGTCCGCAGCTGCTGATCCTGGACGAGGCAACCAGCTCGGTCGACACCCGCACCGAGGCTCTCATTCAGCGGGCCATGCACGAGCTGCGCCGGGATCGTACGAGCTTCGTTATCGCGCACCGTCTTTCGACGATCCGTGATGCCGACCGCATCGTGGTGGTCGAGTCCGGCCGGGTCGTCGAACAGGGCAACCACGCCGAACTCATGGCCCGACGGGGTGCCTATTACGCGATGACCCGGGCCTGA